AGATAAAGAAGTATTTCGATGCCCTGCGGGCGGAGGGGGTCACAGACCTTCAAGCATATCTGGACGCCCACCCCGAGGCGGCATTGCAGTGCGCAGGCATGATCAAGGTCCTGGATGTCAACCAGCGGACCCTGGACCTGTTCGCGGCGGATTCCAAAGCGGATCTTGTATCGAACCTGGGAAACGTCTTCCGCGATGAGATGGGCAGGCATTTCGCGAAGGAGCTGGTCGACCTGTGGAACGGCAGGTTGATGTATGAGCGCGAGGGGATCAACTACTCGTTGAACGGCGACCCGATCAATATCCTTCTGAACTTCCGCATCATGCCGGGACACGAGGACGATTTCAGCTGGGCGCTGGTCTCCATACAGGACATCACAGCGCGCAAGAAGGCGGAGGAATATCTTCAATATCTGGGCACGCACGACGTCATGACCGGGCTTTTCAACAGGGCTTACTTCGAAGAGACCATCCAGAAACTTGAGACGAACCGGACCGATCCGGTCAGCATCATCATCGTCGACCTGAACTCGCTCAAAAAGACGAATGACAGCCTGGGTCATCGGGCCGGGGATAAATTGATCCGTCGTGTTGCCGAGGTTTTAATCGCCGGATTCAACGACGATCAGGTCGTGGCGCGCCTGGGCGGGGATGAATTTGCAGTTGTGCTGCCCGGCAGGGACGAGGCTGAAACGACCGAAATGCTGAAGCAGCTTCAGACCCTCGTCGACATCAATAATAAATATTACCGTGAACCCATCCTGAGCCTGTCGGCCGGCGCGGCTGGCAGCAAACCGGGCTTGAGTCTTGAAAAGGTCATTCAACTTGCCGATGATGCCATGTATATGAACAAAGCCGAGCATCACCACCGCCGCAAGGACGATTAGATTGCCCCAATTAATGCGTAGATGCCGAACACAAAAATGATC
This portion of the Anaerolineales bacterium genome encodes:
- a CDS encoding GGDEF domain-containing protein, which gives rise to MPDSDDKEYLVTLFEYAPVSLWEQDFSRIKKSFDELRAQGVKSLDAHLVMHPEFVDLCMSQIRVLDVNLRTVELLKADSKERLLSNLGQVFRDGMRHHFSDELRALWNGDVEWSGEGVNYTLGGEPLDIILHWRILPEYEKGWERVLVTLEDITARRQAERRLQSLFEASPISLWEEDYSEIKKYFDALRAEGVTDLQAYLDAHPEAALQCAGMIKVLDVNQRTLDLFAADSKADLVSNLGNVFRDEMGRHFAKELVDLWNGRLMYEREGINYSLNGDPINILLNFRIMPGHEDDFSWALVSIQDITARKKAEEYLQYLGTHDVMTGLFNRAYFEETIQKLETNRTDPVSIIIVDLNSLKKTNDSLGHRAGDKLIRRVAEVLIAGFNDDQVVARLGGDEFAVVLPGRDEAETTEMLKQLQTLVDINNKYYREPILSLSAGAAGSKPGLSLEKVIQLADDAMYMNKAEHHHRRKDD